A single Sporolituus thermophilus DSM 23256 DNA region contains:
- the spoVK gene encoding stage V sporulation protein K produces the protein MSYLWPQDVLSAIENGHLSPKDAFHYLRDMDQSILPASRQDGSAAHQRVEEIMRELDSLIGLREVKKLVREINAFIEIQKRREKEHLITDPLVLHMIFKGNPGTGKTTVARIMGKVFREMGVLSRGHLIEVERADLVGEYIGHTAQKTREQLKKAYGGILFIDEAYSLARGGEKDFGKEAIDCLVKAMEDKKDQLILILAGYQKEMEQFLQTNPGLRSRFPIHIEFSDYTKQELMQIAEQMCAKRQYKLSPEAKALLEKMLVPPTKNSDENFGNARTVRNIIEKAIRRQAVRLVVKANTTREELMTIEAADLAEV, from the coding sequence ATGTCGTACCTTTGGCCTCAAGATGTACTTTCCGCTATTGAAAACGGTCATCTTTCACCCAAAGATGCTTTTCACTATTTGCGTGACATGGATCAGTCTATCCTACCGGCATCGCGTCAGGACGGTAGCGCGGCCCACCAACGGGTCGAGGAAATTATGCGTGAACTTGATAGTCTCATTGGACTAAGAGAAGTAAAAAAACTAGTACGTGAAATTAATGCCTTTATCGAAATCCAAAAGCGAAGAGAAAAGGAACATTTAATTACCGATCCGCTTGTTTTACACATGATATTTAAAGGCAATCCTGGAACAGGCAAGACAACCGTTGCCCGTATTATGGGTAAAGTTTTCCGGGAGATGGGCGTTTTGAGCCGAGGACATCTTATCGAAGTTGAACGGGCGGATTTAGTAGGCGAATATATTGGCCATACGGCCCAAAAGACGCGTGAACAATTGAAAAAAGCCTATGGCGGAATTCTCTTCATTGATGAAGCCTACTCATTGGCACGGGGAGGCGAAAAAGATTTCGGCAAAGAGGCAATTGACTGTCTGGTAAAAGCAATGGAGGATAAAAAGGACCAGCTTATCCTAATTCTAGCCGGTTATCAAAAAGAAATGGAGCAATTTTTACAAACAAATCCTGGTCTGCGGTCGCGTTTTCCTATACATATTGAGTTTTCCGACTATACAAAGCAGGAATTAATGCAAATCGCCGAACAAATGTGCGCCAAACGGCAATATAAGCTCTCGCCGGAAGCAAAGGCTTTACTGGAAAAAATGCTTGTACCTCCTACGAAAAATAGCGACGAAAATTTCGGCAACGCCCGCACGGTTCGTAACATCATTGAAAAGGCAATCAGACGGCAGGCAGTTCGATTGGTAGTGAAGGCGAACACTACCCGTGAAGAGCTTATGACGATTGAAGCCGCTGATTTAGCGGAGGTGTAA
- the mutL gene encoding DNA mismatch repair endonuclease MutL, which produces MITTIRVLDETTANKIAAGEVVERPASVVKELVENSIDAQSHFIEVEIVDGGINYIRVSDDGIGMCAADARLAILRHATSKIRTADDLYNIQSLGFRGEALPSIAAVSRFTLTTRLHSEPIGTYIEIQGGQVTDMREAGRNVGTTVTVSDLFFNTPARRKFLKTPATESAYIHDILGKIALARPDIAIKLINNKRQVLATTGTGRLLDAAASLYGYKAAAELLPLDYSDGDIHITGYVGKPHLVKSSRQWQTWTVNGRTISSRMLSKALDNAYHSLLPKNGFPLAIIQIVIPSDKVDVNVHPQKSEVKFSDEQAVFRAVYKAVLSALQAAKGPQQIAATVSLPVSSPAKPAGEISRPTEKRPVSPVLYAPRQSGEALWREETLPVTTARETMQSATELPAVRYGLHQDTPGRSSLALRALGQISDCFIVAAGSDGLYIIDQHAAHERILYEHLAQGAGRAPAQQLLVPRVVALDERDIELVLQNEPLFYELGFRLEQIGPRSMRLLEAPSDIPGTEIEGLLREILGALHNMQTPKAHEIRHIFLQTAACRSAIKAGENLNMRQMQALIDELCSTNRPYTCPHGRPAIVRFTDDDLAKMFKRQ; this is translated from the coding sequence ATGATCACTACTATACGGGTATTGGACGAAACCACCGCTAACAAGATTGCTGCCGGAGAAGTGGTAGAGCGACCGGCTTCGGTAGTAAAGGAACTGGTGGAAAACTCTATTGATGCGCAAAGTCATTTCATAGAAGTAGAGATCGTCGATGGCGGCATAAATTATATCCGGGTTTCGGATGACGGCATCGGCATGTGCGCAGCTGACGCCCGATTGGCCATATTACGCCACGCAACCAGCAAAATTCGTACAGCCGATGATTTATATAACATCCAATCGCTGGGATTTCGCGGCGAAGCTTTACCCAGTATCGCCGCGGTTTCCCGTTTTACGCTGACAACCCGGCTGCATTCTGAACCGATAGGAACTTACATTGAAATTCAAGGCGGCCAGGTAACAGATATGCGTGAAGCCGGCAGGAACGTCGGTACTACCGTCACCGTCAGCGATCTTTTTTTTAATACGCCCGCACGGCGCAAATTTCTCAAAACCCCTGCTACCGAAAGTGCATATATCCATGATATTTTAGGCAAGATTGCGCTTGCGCGACCTGATATTGCCATAAAGCTAATAAATAATAAACGTCAGGTACTGGCGACAACCGGTACCGGCCGCCTTTTAGATGCGGCAGCAAGCTTGTACGGCTATAAAGCGGCAGCAGAACTATTGCCGCTGGATTATAGTGATGGAGATATTCACATCACAGGTTATGTGGGCAAACCGCATCTTGTAAAAAGTTCGCGTCAATGGCAAACCTGGACGGTCAACGGGCGCACCATTAGCAGTCGCATGCTGTCCAAAGCATTGGATAACGCCTATCACTCGCTGCTGCCCAAGAACGGCTTTCCGCTGGCAATTATTCAGATTGTCATTCCATCTGACAAGGTAGACGTTAACGTCCATCCGCAAAAGAGTGAAGTGAAATTTAGTGATGAACAGGCTGTGTTTCGAGCAGTTTACAAAGCTGTGTTATCAGCTTTACAAGCGGCTAAAGGGCCACAACAGATTGCCGCCACAGTTTCTCTTCCAGTCTCATCACCGGCGAAGCCTGCAGGAGAAATAAGCAGACCAACCGAAAAAAGGCCTGTTTCACCCGTACTATATGCACCCAGGCAAAGCGGTGAAGCTTTATGGCGGGAAGAGACACTACCGGTTACAACGGCCCGAGAAACCATGCAATCCGCGACTGAGCTGCCGGCGGTACGTTACGGCCTGCACCAAGATACACCTGGCCGATCAAGTTTGGCCTTGCGTGCCCTTGGTCAAATTAGTGACTGCTTCATAGTGGCTGCGGGTAGTGACGGATTATACATTATTGATCAGCATGCCGCCCATGAGCGTATTTTATATGAACATCTTGCGCAAGGCGCTGGCCGGGCGCCGGCGCAGCAATTGTTGGTACCGCGGGTTGTTGCCCTTGATGAGCGGGATATCGAATTGGTTCTGCAAAATGAGCCGCTCTTCTATGAATTGGGCTTTCGTCTTGAACAAATTGGCCCGCGCTCAATGCGTTTACTTGAAGCTCCGTCCGATATTCCGGGAACGGAGATAGAAGGTTTGCTGCGCGAAATTCTCGGCGCTCTTCATAATATGCAAACTCCTAAGGCCCACGAAATCCGGCATATTTTTTTACAGACTGCCGCTTGCCGCAGTGCGATAAAAGCAGGGGAAAATCTTAATATGCGCCAAATGCAGGCGCTTATTGACGAATTGTGTTCTACTAACCGTCCTTATACTTGCCCTCATGGTCGACCGGCAATCGTGCGGTTTACCGACGACGACCTGGCCAAAATGTTTAAACGTCAATAA
- a CDS encoding class I SAM-dependent methyltransferase produces MELLVTTSDSPTTAMLETGHKIATELGALFVPKKRTSLTTLKKQYNVDHIIVVTRNGPVVHTPGGEYFFHLSMAELRIKNLRNGKHDHMITAMKLEKGMSVLDCTLGLATDAIVASFVLGKDGLLVGLEHSPIIAMVARWGLENFDAGDSEINGALRRIQVKQGNYEEYLIALPDNSFDVVYFDPMFRRPVYTSSSLRPLRYLANHNPLTSSAIASACRVAKRRVVMKEAAGSAEFERLGFKTLIGGKHSSIQYGVIDLEPSAGGRPWSD; encoded by the coding sequence ATGGAATTACTAGTGACAACATCTGACAGCCCGACGACGGCAATGCTGGAAACTGGTCACAAAATTGCGACGGAATTGGGCGCCTTGTTTGTGCCAAAAAAGCGTACTTCGCTTACTACCCTTAAAAAGCAGTATAATGTCGACCATATAATTGTTGTTACCCGAAATGGGCCGGTGGTACACACTCCCGGTGGAGAATATTTTTTTCATTTAAGCATGGCCGAACTGCGTATAAAAAATCTTAGAAATGGTAAACATGACCATATGATAACTGCCATGAAGTTAGAAAAAGGCATGTCGGTACTTGATTGTACCCTTGGGTTGGCAACCGATGCCATTGTAGCCAGTTTTGTCTTGGGAAAAGACGGTTTATTGGTGGGACTAGAGCACTCACCTATAATAGCGATGGTTGCGCGTTGGGGGTTAGAGAATTTTGACGCCGGCGACAGCGAGATAAATGGTGCTTTGCGGCGCATCCAGGTCAAGCAGGGAAACTATGAAGAATACCTGATCGCTCTGCCGGATAATAGTTTTGATGTCGTTTATTTTGACCCTATGTTTCGTCGTCCGGTTTATACCAGTTCTAGCTTAAGACCGCTTCGTTATCTGGCTAACCACAATCCGCTGACAAGCAGCGCTATTGCTTCCGCCTGTCGAGTAGCAAAACGACGGGTTGTAATGAAAGAGGCTGCCGGAAGCGCTGAATTTGAACGGTTAGGTTTTAAAACCTTGATAGGCGGCAAGCACAGTAGTATTCAGTATGGCGTTATCGATCTTGAACCTAGTGCCGGAGGACGACCATGGAGCGATTGA
- the miaA gene encoding tRNA (adenosine(37)-N6)-dimethylallyltransferase MiaA, protein MERLIAIIGPTAVGKTQVSIDLAKMLASEIISGDSMLVYRGFDIGTAKPTLAERQGITHYLIDILGPEEEFSVAEFQRLASYYITQVNTKGKIPILVGGTGLYVKALLEGYKFNRTAGDEMFRLRLEQMADIHGNQYLYNMLSQVSPATAARLHPNDRRRIIRALEIYHLSGEEVSQEKLAREKNLIYDALVIGLNMNRNSLYERINQRVDLMVERGLINEVRYLLESGISPECQAMQGIGYKEIVLYLKGEITLPEAIERIKKGTRNFAKRQLTWYRKMPYIHWVQIDHFPDYDKLMEYIYSLVAGKFYL, encoded by the coding sequence ATGGAGCGATTGATTGCCATTATTGGTCCGACTGCCGTTGGCAAAACGCAGGTCAGTATTGATTTGGCGAAGATGCTGGCTTCTGAAATCATATCCGGTGATTCTATGCTGGTTTATCGGGGCTTTGACATTGGTACAGCTAAACCAACGCTCGCGGAGAGGCAAGGGATTACACATTATCTTATTGATATTCTAGGTCCCGAGGAAGAATTCAGCGTAGCCGAATTTCAGCGTTTGGCATCTTACTATATAACCCAAGTGAATACCAAAGGTAAAATACCTATTCTTGTTGGTGGAACAGGACTTTATGTCAAAGCGCTTCTTGAAGGGTACAAGTTTAATAGAACCGCTGGCGATGAAATGTTCCGCTTGCGGCTTGAACAAATGGCGGACATTCACGGCAATCAATATTTGTACAACATGCTGTCCCAGGTAAGTCCTGCAACGGCAGCGCGCCTGCACCCCAATGATCGGCGCCGCATTATTCGGGCCCTGGAGATTTACCACCTGAGTGGCGAGGAAGTTTCCCAGGAGAAACTTGCCCGTGAAAAAAACCTAATCTATGATGCGCTTGTTATTGGGTTAAATATGAACAGGAACAGTCTTTATGAACGAATTAACCAGCGGGTCGATCTAATGGTAGAACGCGGGTTGATTAATGAGGTTCGCTATCTATTAGAGTCTGGTATCTCTCCGGAATGCCAGGCCATGCAGGGAATAGGTTATAAGGAAATAGTTCTTTATTTGAAGGGGGAAATTACCTTACCCGAAGCAATAGAGAGAATAAAAAAAGGGACGCGTAACTTTGCCAAGCGCCAACTCACATGGTACCGCAAGATGCCTTATATCCACTGGGTGCAGATCGACCATTTCCCTGATTACGACAAATTGATGGAATATATTTACAGCCTAGTTGCAGGAAAGTTTTATCTCTAG
- a CDS encoding branched-chain amino acid ABC transporter permease, which translates to MQELVQQIVNGLVLGSTYALIALGLTMIYGILGIVNWAHGELYMLGAFIGFYLVVSLKLPFIIGLMGAMGIMALFGLMMERLVFRPLRDAHEMNMIIGTLGISIFLMNAAIVIFSPNPLRFPTEFSNTYLSFLGISITLQRLLVFFITIGLIIVFNYIIQKTTIGKAMRACEQNQDAAKLMGININNISLITCAIGAALAAAAGTLVGPIFLVSPQMGLAVISKVFAVVILGGLGNVAGAIWAAFTLGLAESLAAGFLSSYYKDVIAFIILIIVLVFRPQGLFSSHSVEKV; encoded by the coding sequence ATGCAGGAATTGGTTCAACAAATTGTGAACGGGTTAGTGTTAGGCAGCACCTATGCGCTGATTGCACTGGGGCTTACGATGATATATGGAATCCTAGGTATTGTGAACTGGGCCCACGGCGAATTGTATATGCTTGGTGCTTTTATCGGCTTCTATCTGGTAGTGAGTCTTAAATTACCGTTCATTATTGGTCTGATGGGGGCAATGGGAATAATGGCCTTGTTTGGGCTAATGATGGAACGGTTGGTTTTCCGCCCGCTTCGGGATGCACATGAAATGAATATGATAATCGGAACACTGGGCATCTCCATCTTTCTGATGAATGCGGCTATTGTCATATTCAGTCCTAACCCGCTGCGATTTCCTACCGAATTTTCAAACACTTACCTATCTTTTTTAGGCATATCAATTACCCTCCAGCGGCTCCTGGTATTCTTCATAACAATAGGCCTTATTATTGTGTTCAATTACATTATTCAAAAAACAACAATTGGCAAAGCCATGCGGGCTTGTGAACAGAACCAGGATGCTGCTAAATTGATGGGTATCAACATCAATAATATTTCACTCATTACATGTGCCATTGGTGCCGCATTAGCTGCAGCTGCTGGTACTCTGGTCGGCCCAATTTTTTTAGTATCGCCACAAATGGGGTTAGCCGTTATATCTAAAGTTTTTGCCGTCGTAATTTTAGGTGGTTTAGGCAATGTTGCTGGGGCCATTTGGGCCGCATTTACGCTCGGGCTTGCTGAAAGCCTGGCAGCCGGTTTTCTCTCTTCTTACTACAAGGATGTCATTGCTTTTATCATTTTGATTATTGTCCTAGTTTTTCGACCGCAGGGATTGTTCAGCTCCCATTCTGTTGAGAAAGTGTAG
- a CDS encoding GTPase yields MRECAVVGRPNSGKTMFALNFAAFLGSKTVDITFRTYDGLLTCRHYTIEEARRELCSLTAHKTRSIQSMILKMPVGKATVNFKLTDTCGITEHIHADESIRRGMAQTIGLMRTADLIFHIIDAADFPGEVIASKDNNIDWEIYTYGTARGNYVLLANKIDLIIAKNNLPKLKDYFPEALIITISALYSQGFKEVKAYVARNL; encoded by the coding sequence ATGCGCGAATGTGCTGTAGTCGGACGTCCGAACTCTGGGAAGACCATGTTTGCCTTGAATTTTGCCGCGTTTCTTGGTAGCAAGACAGTAGACATTACTTTTCGCACCTATGATGGTCTGCTAACTTGCCGACACTATACAATTGAGGAAGCGCGGCGTGAACTTTGTAGTTTGACGGCCCACAAGACGCGCTCCATACAGTCAATGATATTGAAAATGCCGGTCGGCAAGGCAACAGTCAACTTTAAGTTGACTGACACATGTGGCATTACCGAACATATTCATGCGGATGAAAGTATTCGTCGCGGTATGGCACAAACAATCGGTCTCATGCGGACGGCCGATTTAATCTTCCATATTATTGATGCCGCTGACTTCCCGGGGGAAGTTATAGCGAGCAAGGACAACAATATCGACTGGGAAATATATACATATGGTACGGCACGGGGTAACTATGTACTCCTTGCTAATAAGATAGATTTAATCATAGCGAAAAATAACCTGCCGAAACTGAAGGACTATTTCCCGGAGGCTTTGATAATTACTATATCAGCCCTCTACTCTCAGGGGTTTAAAGAGGTGAAGGCATATGTGGCCCGCAATCTCTGA
- a CDS encoding branched-chain amino acid ABC transporter permease yields MALPYLGIKTYYLHIAILSLINALLALGLNVIAGYTGQLSLAQAAFFGIGSYTTALLMLQQKISFWLAAPLGIACATLIAILIGIPTLRLKGPYFVISTLGFGEIVRLILLNWESVTRGPNGLPGIPAPDPISLGFTVLAFDTKVAAYYLNLTVLLLVLVVYSNTINSRVGRALRAIRNDQIAAEVMGINLTFYKVLAFAGGAALSGLAGALYAGYIRFISPDTFTLGEAINILVMMVLGGMGTIIGPILGSVIITYLLETMRILADYRLIIYGLLMFIIILYLPSGFAGLLTATGEKIGKFFVASEKPAPVCRGSAKEISEPVESEV; encoded by the coding sequence TTGGCGTTGCCGTACCTCGGCATCAAAACCTATTACCTGCATATTGCCATATTAAGCCTGATAAATGCTCTACTGGCCCTCGGTCTGAATGTTATTGCCGGATATACAGGTCAGCTTTCTCTTGCTCAGGCCGCTTTTTTCGGTATTGGCAGTTATACAACAGCGCTGTTGATGCTGCAGCAAAAAATAAGTTTTTGGCTAGCTGCCCCGTTAGGGATTGCGTGTGCTACACTTATCGCTATTCTAATCGGAATTCCGACGCTACGATTGAAAGGCCCGTACTTTGTCATTTCCACGCTTGGCTTTGGCGAGATAGTCCGTCTGATATTGCTTAACTGGGAATCAGTTACGCGCGGTCCCAATGGTCTCCCGGGCATACCGGCGCCTGATCCCATCTCGCTTGGTTTTACCGTTCTTGCGTTTGATACCAAGGTAGCCGCTTATTATTTAAACTTGACTGTTCTGCTCCTGGTACTTGTAGTGTATTCCAATACCATTAATTCGCGCGTAGGTCGCGCATTGCGGGCTATTCGCAATGACCAGATTGCTGCTGAAGTGATGGGGATAAATCTTACGTTCTATAAGGTATTGGCTTTTGCCGGAGGAGCTGCTCTTTCCGGACTTGCAGGAGCACTGTATGCCGGCTATATTCGTTTTATCAGCCCAGATACATTTACGCTCGGCGAAGCGATAAACATTCTTGTTATGATGGTTCTCGGAGGCATGGGGACAATTATTGGTCCCATTTTGGGCTCAGTAATAATCACTTATCTTCTGGAAACTATGAGAATTTTAGCCGACTATCGCTTAATTATTTATGGCTTATTAATGTTTATTATTATCCTTTATTTACCAAGCGGCTTTGCCGGTTTATTGACAGCGACGGGAGAAAAGATCGGCAAATTTTTCGTTGCCAGTGAAAAACCAGCGCCTGTATGCCGTGGCTCGGCAAAGGAGATATCTGAACCTGTTGAAAGTGAGGTCTGA
- a CDS encoding ABC transporter ATP-binding protein, producing the protein MLSINNLSVHYGKIWALKGIDMEISQGEIVCLIGANGAGKTTTLRTISGLVKPTDGTIRYKGMSIGNLEPPDIVRHGISHCPEGRQVFPRMTVMENLEMGAYTRKDRHKLTEDYQRVFDYFPILAERRWQLAGTLSGGEQQMLAIGRALMSRPQLLLLDEPSLGLAPFLMEKIFEIIQMINKEGVTILLIEQNAYQALTIAHRGYVMETGYISLSGSAKDLLHNEHVKKAYLGE; encoded by the coding sequence GTGCTTAGCATTAACAATCTTAGCGTACACTACGGCAAAATTTGGGCTCTAAAAGGAATAGACATGGAGATAAGCCAGGGTGAAATCGTCTGTCTTATCGGGGCAAACGGTGCGGGCAAAACGACTACTTTGCGTACGATCTCAGGACTTGTCAAACCGACCGACGGTACGATTCGTTATAAAGGTATGTCCATCGGAAATTTGGAACCACCTGATATTGTCCGGCATGGAATTAGCCATTGTCCTGAAGGGCGGCAGGTATTTCCTCGGATGACGGTCATGGAAAACCTCGAAATGGGCGCCTATACAAGAAAGGATCGTCATAAGCTAACCGAAGATTACCAACGGGTTTTTGACTATTTTCCTATTCTGGCCGAACGACGCTGGCAACTTGCCGGTACTCTTTCCGGTGGCGAACAACAGATGCTGGCGATTGGCAGAGCGCTTATGTCAAGACCCCAACTATTGTTGCTTGACGAACCGTCACTTGGACTGGCGCCCTTCCTGATGGAAAAAATCTTTGAAATCATCCAAATGATTAACAAAGAAGGGGTGACTATATTACTAATTGAACAAAACGCCTACCAGGCTCTCACAATTGCCCACCGCGGCTACGTAATGGAAACAGGCTATATTAGTTTGAGCGGTAGCGCGAAAGACCTGTTGCATAACGAACATGTAAAAAAAGCTTATTTAGGCGAATAA
- a CDS encoding ABC transporter substrate-binding protein has translation MIMDGKILKKICFALATILVLALLAAGCGSSASQGTKTAPIKFGVIGPYTGPNAKPGQSMKQGVLLAVEEINKAGGIKGRMLEPIFEDDASVPAQSVSATEKLITKDEVAFLIGTFNSSTTLADMKIIDREKVPMLVPIAVAIEITESGNKWVFRNCATNPMQATQLMTYIFNNTKQRKFAIIHENTDYGKGLATASAAFIKEKGGEVITETYSIGDTDFYAQLTKVKNYEPDAIIICGNLSEGSQITRQIKELGIKAQLYGYGGLSSYDYNNIAGGSNEGLIATSYFESNSPNPLAQNFVKAYKAKFGVDPDMFAAAIYEAVYIAKAAMEKMSDQKDIASFRSELRNALAATKDLPGVQGPTTFDSKGQAVKQVMIVQWHNGQKKILFPTN, from the coding sequence ATGATAATGGATGGGAAAATACTAAAGAAAATTTGCTTTGCACTCGCTACTATATTGGTACTTGCTTTATTGGCCGCAGGGTGCGGTTCTTCTGCTTCGCAAGGAACCAAAACGGCGCCAATCAAATTCGGTGTAATTGGCCCTTATACAGGACCTAACGCTAAGCCGGGCCAAAGCATGAAGCAGGGTGTACTGCTTGCCGTGGAAGAAATTAATAAAGCCGGTGGCATTAAGGGGCGGATGCTCGAACCGATTTTTGAGGATGATGCCTCGGTACCTGCTCAGTCAGTGTCTGCTACCGAAAAATTAATAACAAAGGATGAAGTTGCTTTTCTCATTGGTACGTTTAACAGCTCTACCACGCTGGCCGACATGAAAATAATTGATCGCGAAAAAGTCCCGATGCTGGTACCCATAGCAGTGGCAATTGAGATAACGGAAAGCGGCAACAAGTGGGTATTCCGTAACTGTGCCACCAATCCTATGCAAGCGACCCAGTTGATGACTTACATTTTCAATAATACTAAACAACGGAAATTTGCTATTATTCATGAAAACACCGACTATGGCAAAGGACTGGCAACCGCATCCGCAGCATTTATCAAGGAAAAAGGCGGAGAAGTTATTACCGAAACGTACAGTATCGGCGACACTGATTTTTATGCTCAATTAACCAAGGTCAAAAACTACGAGCCCGATGCGATCATTATTTGTGGCAATTTATCTGAAGGCTCGCAGATTACCCGTCAAATCAAAGAATTGGGTATTAAGGCACAGCTTTATGGTTATGGAGGATTGTCTTCATACGACTACAATAATATCGCAGGTGGCTCCAATGAAGGTCTAATCGCTACCAGTTATTTCGAGAGCAATTCTCCTAACCCGCTGGCCCAGAATTTCGTTAAAGCTTATAAAGCTAAATTCGGCGTTGACCCCGATATGTTTGCCGCCGCTATATATGAAGCCGTCTACATTGCCAAAGCGGCAATGGAAAAAATGAGTGACCAAAAGGATATTGCCAGTTTCCGCAGCGAGCTACGCAATGCTTTAGCGGCAACGAAAGACCTGCCGGGCGTCCAAGGCCCTACTACTTTTGATAGCAAAGGGCAAGCCGTCAAACAAGTTATGATTGTTCAATGGCATAACGGGCAGAAAAAAATTCTTTTTCCAACTAACTAA
- the hfq gene encoding RNA chaperone Hfq: MTTKVINLQDSFLNQVRKENVPVIIYLVNGFQLRGLVKGFDNFTVIMENEGKQQLVYKHAISTITPFKPLAPGLHEKKEEPKTEK, translated from the coding sequence ATGACAACTAAAGTCATCAACCTTCAAGATAGTTTTCTAAATCAAGTCCGCAAAGAAAACGTACCTGTAATTATCTACCTTGTCAATGGCTTTCAACTTCGCGGTTTAGTGAAGGGCTTTGACAATTTTACCGTGATAATGGAAAATGAGGGCAAACAACAGTTGGTATATAAACATGCCATTTCCACCATTACACCGTTTAAGCCTCTTGCCCCCGGGCTGCATGAGAAAAAGGAAGAACCAAAAACGGAAAAATAG
- a CDS encoding ABC transporter ATP-binding protein — protein MLLECVNLTMKFGGLTAVDHVNLKVQAGDIIGLIGPNGSGKTTIFNIISGLYKPTTGQVLFEGSDIARRRPDFITKAGVARTFQNIRLFADMTVWENIQVGRHCRYRQVLWDDMFHTSRQAAEERYANQYIYELLVLFRMDHLKDEIAKNLPYGLQRKLEIIRALASEPKLVLLDEPAAGMNPHETKDLMDFILKIRDMGITILVVEHDMKLVMNLCNRIAVLNYGKKIAEGSPRDIQSNEEVIKAYLGKR, from the coding sequence ATGCTGCTTGAGTGTGTTAACCTCACTATGAAATTTGGCGGACTGACCGCCGTAGACCATGTTAATTTGAAAGTGCAGGCCGGAGATATTATCGGGTTGATTGGCCCGAATGGCTCAGGAAAAACAACCATATTTAATATAATCTCTGGATTGTATAAACCTACCACAGGACAGGTTCTTTTTGAAGGGTCAGATATTGCCCGTCGACGCCCTGATTTTATTACTAAGGCCGGTGTGGCCCGGACGTTCCAAAACATTCGCCTTTTCGCCGATATGACTGTCTGGGAAAATATTCAGGTCGGGCGACACTGTCGTTATCGGCAGGTATTATGGGATGACATGTTCCACACATCACGGCAAGCGGCTGAGGAACGATATGCAAACCAGTATATATATGAACTTTTGGTTTTATTCCGTATGGACCATCTAAAAGATGAAATTGCCAAAAACTTGCCTTACGGATTACAACGAAAACTAGAGATTATTAGGGCGCTGGCGTCAGAGCCGAAATTAGTGTTGCTGGATGAACCGGCAGCCGGAATGAACCCACATGAAACAAAGGACTTAATGGATTTTATTCTGAAGATCCGAGATATGGGTATTACGATTTTAGTGGTAGAGCATGACATGAAACTGGTAATGAATTTATGCAACCGCATCGCTGTGTTAAATTACGGCAAAAAGATTGCGGAGGGTAGTCCACGCGATATTCAAAGTAACGAAGAGGTGATTAAAGCCTATTTAGGAAAGAGGTGA